The Amylolactobacillus amylophilus DSM 20533 = JCM 1125 genome contains a region encoding:
- a CDS encoding Stp1/IreP family PP2C-type Ser/Thr phosphatase yields MIKTAYASNIGRVRKSNQDFVQIFKNKKNILMAIVADGMGGHQGGDVASSMAVNHLGHAFVGSDLDNVATARTWLKVNLNLENETILATSDRFSDLNGMGTTIVLAVLFAEDVLLAHLGDSRAYLLRKNEFLQVTQDHSLVNELLKSGQITVEQAKNHPQKNVITETLGVSKVINPEFTELQILEGDLLLLCTDGLTNSLTNQQIKDILVKQTSLQERSDELIAAANRFGGQDNITVCLISYGKEGISK; encoded by the coding sequence TTGATAAAGACGGCATATGCGTCAAATATTGGGCGTGTTCGCAAATCGAATCAAGATTTTGTCCAAATATTTAAAAACAAGAAAAATATTCTGATGGCAATTGTGGCCGATGGTATGGGCGGTCACCAAGGCGGGGATGTGGCATCCAGTATGGCGGTTAATCACCTTGGTCATGCATTTGTTGGTAGTGACCTTGATAACGTCGCGACTGCTAGAACCTGGCTCAAGGTAAACTTGAATTTGGAAAACGAGACGATTCTTGCCACGAGTGACCGGTTTAGTGATTTGAATGGAATGGGTACGACCATTGTACTTGCCGTATTATTCGCCGAGGATGTGTTACTTGCGCATCTTGGTGATTCTCGTGCTTATCTCTTACGTAAAAATGAGTTTCTGCAGGTAACTCAAGATCATTCATTGGTGAACGAGCTACTGAAATCAGGGCAAATTACTGTTGAGCAGGCCAAGAATCATCCGCAAAAAAACGTTATTACTGAAACATTGGGCGTTTCTAAGGTAATTAATCCGGAATTTACTGAGTTACAGATATTGGAGGGTGATTTGCTCCTGCTTTGCACGGATGGACTCACCAACTCACTTACCAATCAACAAATTAAGGATATTTTGGTCAAGCAGACCTCACTCCAGGAGAGAAGCGATGAATTAATCGCCGCCGCCAACAGGTTTGGTGGACAAGATAATATTACCGTTTGTCTGATTAGCTATGGGAAGGAGGGTATTTCAAAATGA
- a CDS encoding Asp23/Gls24 family envelope stress response protein, whose product MAVKIKTKYGMIDISNNVIATVVGNAATSNYGVVGMASKNQFRDGVYEILNLNNFGRGVVVKQDDGQSVVDVYIVVGYGLKISEVSKNVQDSVKYHLEQDLSTKAKSVNVIVQGVKVLDD is encoded by the coding sequence ATGGCTGTTAAAATAAAAACAAAATACGGAATGATTGATATTTCGAACAATGTCATTGCCACTGTAGTTGGTAATGCAGCAACTTCGAACTATGGCGTTGTTGGTATGGCAAGTAAGAACCAATTTCGCGATGGTGTGTACGAGATTTTGAATCTTAACAATTTCGGCCGCGGAGTAGTTGTGAAGCAAGATGACGGCCAATCAGTCGTTGACGTCTACATTGTGGTGGGCTATGGGTTGAAAATTTCCGAAGTCAGCAAAAACGTGCAAGACAGCGTAAAGTACCACCTGGAACAGGATTTGAGTACTAAAGCAAAATCTGTTAATGTCATTGTACAAGGCGTTAAGGTTTTAGATGACTAA
- the recG gene encoding ATP-dependent DNA helicase RecG: MMTTNIFDTLGNLPGVGKKTLNNLQTLGLFTQFDLLYYFPYRYDDLQELPLDAVVDGQKVVLKGLVVTDPVVGRFGYRKTRLTFKLKIDHDVIMVSFFNQPWLKKQLELGQEIAVYGKYNEPKQMLTGMKVMATKDQQNELAPIYSVNQHVKQKKITELVNLVLQNFPVLENVVPEFLRVKYHLLNETQIVVGMHRPKTMQISQLALRSAIFREFFLFQMQLQSTVQEASDETGVAKNYDESALTELANLLSFELSQDQKVVVREILADLKNPRVMNRLLQGDVGSGKTVVAVFAIFAVITAGYQAALMVPTEILAQQHYQKISALLGRVGVFVALITGSTSSAEKKQIYAGLKSGAINCVIGTHALIQDQVEFAKLGLIIIDEQHRFGVGQRATLRGKGDHPDVLAMTATPIPRTLALTVYGNMDISIIKTLPQGRLPIKSEWKTSGQLADVFLQMREQLEQGFQIYVVTPLIQESEQLDVENATDIFEKMSTQFGQHNHVALLHGQMKADEKEHIMAQFVAHQIDILVTTSVIEVGVDVQNANMMVIFDADRFGLSQLHQLRGRIGRGETQSYCVFIADPKTKSGKKRMDVVANTTDGFVLAEEDLKLRREGDLFGTKQSGLPEFKVGDVVTNFNTLVEAKKSAKLVLEQDPTLSNPEYQFLKQVLEYKNQDFEG, encoded by the coding sequence ATAATGACAACAAACATATTCGATACTCTTGGTAACTTGCCTGGTGTTGGAAAAAAGACGTTGAATAACTTGCAGACGCTTGGCCTCTTCACCCAATTTGATTTGCTCTATTATTTTCCCTACCGCTACGATGATCTACAGGAGTTACCACTAGATGCGGTAGTGGATGGCCAGAAGGTTGTGTTAAAGGGGCTTGTCGTAACCGATCCTGTAGTTGGACGGTTTGGTTACCGTAAGACTAGGCTCACGTTCAAACTTAAAATTGACCATGATGTAATCATGGTCAGTTTTTTTAATCAACCATGGTTAAAGAAACAGCTCGAATTGGGTCAAGAGATTGCTGTCTATGGCAAATATAATGAGCCAAAGCAGATGCTGACAGGGATGAAAGTTATGGCAACGAAGGACCAGCAAAACGAGTTGGCACCAATTTATTCTGTGAACCAGCATGTGAAGCAGAAGAAAATTACAGAGTTAGTTAATCTTGTACTGCAAAATTTTCCGGTACTCGAGAACGTTGTGCCAGAATTTTTGCGGGTAAAGTATCACCTACTGAACGAAACTCAGATTGTAGTTGGTATGCACCGACCCAAGACGATGCAGATTAGCCAATTGGCACTACGAAGTGCAATTTTTCGTGAATTTTTCTTATTTCAAATGCAACTTCAGTCTACTGTTCAGGAGGCAAGTGATGAAACGGGGGTAGCGAAAAACTACGATGAGTCGGCACTCACTGAGCTGGCTAATCTCCTGTCCTTTGAATTATCGCAGGATCAAAAGGTAGTTGTACGGGAGATTCTGGCCGATCTAAAGAACCCGCGAGTGATGAATCGGTTACTACAGGGTGACGTAGGTTCGGGCAAGACTGTGGTCGCTGTTTTCGCCATTTTCGCTGTGATTACCGCTGGTTACCAGGCCGCGCTGATGGTGCCAACTGAAATATTGGCGCAGCAGCATTACCAGAAGATTAGTGCATTACTCGGCCGGGTCGGCGTTTTTGTAGCGCTGATCACCGGATCAACCAGTAGTGCTGAGAAAAAGCAGATCTATGCTGGTTTGAAGTCCGGGGCGATTAACTGTGTCATTGGTACTCACGCACTCATTCAAGATCAGGTGGAATTTGCTAAACTTGGGTTAATCATTATCGATGAACAACACCGATTCGGCGTGGGGCAACGTGCAACGTTGCGTGGTAAGGGCGATCACCCCGATGTATTAGCGATGACTGCAACGCCAATTCCACGGACTTTGGCACTAACGGTGTATGGTAATATGGATATTTCGATCATCAAGACACTGCCTCAGGGCCGCCTGCCAATCAAATCGGAATGGAAGACGTCGGGTCAACTGGCAGATGTCTTTCTCCAGATGCGTGAGCAGCTAGAGCAAGGCTTTCAAATCTACGTCGTCACGCCCTTAATCCAGGAATCTGAACAACTAGATGTAGAGAATGCAACCGATATTTTCGAAAAAATGAGCACGCAATTCGGGCAGCACAATCATGTGGCCTTACTGCACGGTCAGATGAAAGCTGATGAGAAGGAACACATCATGGCCCAATTCGTTGCCCACCAGATTGACATCTTGGTCACTACATCCGTAATTGAAGTCGGGGTCGACGTGCAAAATGCTAATATGATGGTGATTTTTGATGCCGACCGGTTTGGTTTGTCCCAGCTACACCAATTGCGTGGTCGAATAGGACGGGGTGAGACACAGTCTTACTGCGTCTTTATTGCTGACCCAAAGACCAAATCTGGTAAGAAGCGGATGGATGTAGTTGCGAACACGACCGACGGATTTGTGTTAGCCGAGGAAGATCTGAAGTTGCGACGCGAGGGAGACCTGTTTGGGACGAAGCAGTCTGGCTTACCCGAGTTTAAGGTGGGTGATGTGGTCACCAATTTCAATACGTTGGTGGAGGCCAAGAAGTCAGCCAAACTAGTTTTAGAACAGGACCCAACTTTGAGTAATCCGGAGTACCAGTTTTTGAAGCAAGTGTTAGAATATAAGAATCAGGATTTCGAAGGGTAG
- a CDS encoding DAK2 domain-containing protein codes for MVLKEIKADKFRDMIRVASHRLGKNAQFVNSLNVFPVPDGDTGTNMNLTVQSGAKAVNEQAETDIGILTKALAKGMLMGARGNSGVITSQLFRGFQKSTDGKAVLTANDLAEAFATGVETAYKAVMKPVEGTILTVARGGAQAGLNAVKETDDAIQVMQAVADGAKKALKTTPDFLPVLKEVGVVDSGGQGLVFIYEGFFEGLSGEDLPDTYEPNESEMDEMVNAAHHQSVQSQLATEDIKFGYCTEIMVDLTKDVPNKKKFVYDDFRNYLDKLGDSLLVVSDDEVVKVHVHTENPGKVFAYGTEFGQLDKIKIDNMRIQHETIVEQDSDEEDVDFAVIAVASGDGIKDLFKSLGVNRIISGGQTMNPSTQDILDAVKNSGAKKALILPNNGNILMAAKQAAAVADIPVGIVPTKTISQGMTVMLSFNPDGDVDDNVAEMTEAIETVKSGEITKAIRKTEIDGVKIQKNDYMGIVDGDIKVAQTDLIETTVATIKSMLDDDSEIVTLLYGADTTEALANQVVEDLNGTVDDDIEFEIHAGGQPVYNFLISVE; via the coding sequence TTGGTTTTAAAAGAAATAAAAGCCGACAAATTTAGAGACATGATTCGCGTTGCTTCGCATCGCTTAGGTAAGAATGCACAATTCGTTAATTCACTAAACGTTTTTCCTGTGCCCGATGGGGACACGGGAACGAACATGAACTTAACCGTTCAGAGTGGTGCCAAAGCTGTCAATGAACAAGCAGAGACAGACATTGGCATTTTAACCAAAGCATTAGCTAAGGGAATGTTAATGGGAGCACGTGGTAACTCGGGCGTAATTACGTCGCAATTATTCCGTGGCTTTCAAAAGAGTACAGACGGCAAGGCAGTGCTGACTGCCAACGATTTAGCAGAGGCCTTTGCCACAGGAGTCGAGACAGCGTATAAGGCTGTGATGAAGCCGGTTGAGGGAACAATCTTAACTGTTGCTCGTGGCGGTGCTCAGGCTGGGTTAAACGCGGTTAAGGAGACAGATGATGCCATTCAGGTCATGCAGGCGGTCGCAGACGGAGCGAAAAAGGCGTTGAAGACTACCCCAGATTTTTTGCCGGTCTTAAAAGAGGTTGGTGTTGTCGACTCTGGTGGCCAGGGTTTAGTATTCATTTATGAGGGATTCTTTGAGGGACTAAGTGGCGAGGATTTACCGGACACCTATGAACCGAACGAATCCGAGATGGATGAGATGGTTAATGCGGCTCACCACCAATCCGTTCAAAGTCAACTTGCAACAGAGGACATCAAATTCGGTTACTGTACCGAGATTATGGTGGATTTAACGAAGGATGTGCCTAATAAAAAGAAGTTTGTTTATGACGACTTCAGAAACTACCTGGATAAGTTAGGTGATTCGCTCCTTGTGGTCTCGGACGACGAAGTTGTTAAAGTTCACGTCCACACAGAGAATCCGGGCAAGGTTTTTGCCTACGGGACCGAATTTGGTCAACTGGACAAAATCAAGATTGATAACATGCGGATTCAACATGAAACGATCGTCGAACAAGATTCTGATGAGGAAGATGTTGACTTTGCAGTGATTGCTGTTGCCTCTGGTGATGGCATTAAAGACTTATTCAAGAGTCTCGGGGTAAATCGAATTATCAGTGGTGGTCAGACCATGAATCCAAGTACCCAAGATATCCTAGATGCTGTGAAGAATAGTGGTGCCAAGAAGGCTCTGATTTTGCCAAATAACGGTAATATTTTGATGGCTGCGAAACAGGCTGCAGCAGTTGCCGATATTCCTGTGGGAATCGTGCCAACGAAGACTATCTCACAAGGAATGACCGTGATGCTGTCCTTTAACCCGGATGGCGACGTAGACGATAACGTAGCGGAAATGACTGAGGCAATAGAGACCGTCAAGAGTGGTGAAATCACTAAGGCAATTAGGAAGACCGAAATTGATGGCGTCAAAATTCAAAAGAACGACTACATGGGAATTGTTGATGGCGATATCAAGGTTGCTCAAACTGACCTGATTGAAACTACGGTGGCAACGATTAAATCAATGCTTGATGATGACAGCGAGATTGTGACTCTGTTGTATGGAGCTGACACGACTGAAGCACTGGCAAATCAGGTGGTGGAAGACCTAAATGGTACGGTTGATGACGACATTGAATTTGAGATTCATGCTGGTGGGCAGCCAGTTTATAACTTCCTCATTTCGGTTGAATAG
- the rpmB gene encoding 50S ribosomal protein L28 — translation MAKDFITGRKTSFGNTRSKALNSSRRSWKPNLQKVRILVDGTPKRVWVSARALKSGKVTRV, via the coding sequence ATGGCAAAGGATTTTATTACTGGTCGTAAGACTTCATTTGGTAACACACGTTCAAAGGCTTTGAACTCATCACGTCGTAGTTGGAAGCCAAACCTTCAAAAAGTTCGTATTCTTGTTGACGGTACACCTAAACGTGTTTGGGTTTCTGCAAGAGCACTCAAATCAGGTAAAGTTACTCGCGTATAA
- the rsgA gene encoding ribosome small subunit-dependent GTPase A: MKQRTTGTIITSVAGFYDVATEHGTVRTRARGVFRKNKEKPVVGDHVQVELDGNQTNYLVKILPRRNFLKRPLLANVSRVILVISAVEPDFSLNLLDRFIIFFESEGINVELYLSKQDIVKPARLEEIKQALQYYARIGYPLLSYEGTTKAEILNLMEDEDILVLAGQSGAGKSTLLNKLKQDARQATAPISSSLNRGKHTTRQIELFTYGPGYIADTPGFSSIELHQIKLLDLVDYFRDFVAHAAECKFRGCQHLNEPGCAVKNLVASGEILQSRYDNYLTMRKEIEDNKLPEYRK, from the coding sequence ATGAAGCAGAGAACAACTGGTACGATTATCACTTCCGTAGCCGGATTTTATGATGTGGCTACAGAGCACGGTACCGTGCGCACAAGGGCTCGTGGCGTATTTCGCAAAAACAAGGAGAAACCCGTCGTTGGCGATCACGTTCAGGTGGAGTTAGATGGCAATCAAACGAATTATTTAGTCAAAATTCTGCCGCGGCGGAATTTTCTTAAGCGTCCGCTGTTGGCCAACGTTTCGCGGGTTATTCTGGTGATTTCGGCTGTTGAACCGGATTTTTCGTTGAATTTGTTAGACCGGTTCATTATCTTTTTCGAAAGTGAAGGCATAAACGTTGAGCTGTACCTTTCGAAACAGGACATCGTCAAACCAGCACGTTTAGAGGAGATTAAACAGGCGCTCCAATATTACGCACGAATCGGTTATCCCTTACTGTCGTATGAAGGCACAACAAAAGCCGAGATTCTTAATCTGATGGAGGACGAAGATATCTTGGTTTTGGCTGGTCAGTCTGGTGCAGGCAAATCGACCTTATTGAATAAGCTCAAGCAGGATGCTCGGCAGGCGACAGCGCCCATTTCTAGTAGTCTTAATCGGGGTAAACATACGACCAGACAGATTGAATTATTTACATACGGTCCAGGTTATATTGCTGACACACCGGGTTTTTCATCCATCGAGTTGCATCAAATTAAGCTACTCGACTTGGTTGATTACTTTAGGGACTTTGTCGCCCATGCGGCTGAGTGTAAATTTCGGGGCTGCCAACATCTGAACGAGCCTGGTTGTGCCGTTAAGAATCTAGTCGCATCCGGCGAAATTCTGCAGTCACGCTACGATAACTATCTGACCATGCGTAAAGAGATTGAAGATAATAAACTACCGGAATACCGGAAGTAG
- a CDS encoding thiamine diphosphokinase: MSNSLNYRTYVFLGGPEELWPQQIFTEFNRVRARQKAVKVIGVDHGNISLLKHGLIPDIAVGDYDSLNAAERAMLLENVQDVRFAVPEKDFTDSEMGLATALFDLNSKDVVVIGATGGRLDHFLVNLLCVLNERLRPVADRITMVDQQNLIRFFNPGKWSIDRLKEYKYLAFVNLTPVAHFQIADAKYQLADFSSNYPVSFASNEFVKDEVNFSFTKGVVAVIYSRD, encoded by the coding sequence ATGTCCAATAGTTTAAATTACCGCACATATGTTTTTCTTGGCGGACCCGAAGAATTGTGGCCCCAGCAGATTTTTACCGAGTTTAATCGCGTGCGTGCACGGCAAAAGGCTGTTAAGGTGATTGGTGTGGATCACGGAAACATTTCATTACTAAAGCACGGTCTGATTCCAGATATTGCTGTGGGTGATTATGATTCCCTTAATGCCGCCGAAAGAGCCATGTTATTAGAAAACGTGCAGGATGTTCGCTTCGCTGTCCCGGAGAAGGATTTCACTGATTCTGAGATGGGGTTAGCTACTGCACTATTCGACTTAAATAGTAAGGATGTAGTTGTAATTGGGGCCACCGGCGGCCGTTTAGACCATTTCTTGGTGAATCTCTTATGTGTCCTGAATGAGCGTTTACGACCGGTTGCAGACCGGATAACCATGGTTGACCAGCAAAACTTGATCCGTTTCTTTAATCCTGGCAAATGGTCAATTGACCGGCTTAAAGAATATAAATACTTGGCGTTCGTGAATCTGACGCCTGTCGCGCATTTTCAGATTGCGGATGCCAAGTATCAGTTAGCTGATTTCTCGAGTAATTATCCTGTCTCCTTTGCGAGCAATGAATTTGTCAAAGATGAGGTAAACTTTTCCTTTACAAAAGGTGTGGTTGCTGTCATCTATAGTCGTGATTAG
- the pknB gene encoding Stk1 family PASTA domain-containing Ser/Thr kinase → MIDKGYLLADRYKIVDTLGEGGMANVYLAEDIILQRKVAVKVLRMDLQNDQKTVQRFQREALATSELSHPNIVSILDVGSEKGMQYLVMEYVDGPNLKEYIHDHNPLTLTRVIEIMDQMLGAIALAHQHNVIHRDLKPQNILMDPSGRVKVADFGIAIALSQQSITQTNSLLGSVHYMSPEQARGSMATKQSDIYSLGIILYELITGDVPFGGETAVSIALKHFQENIPSIKKQHPEVPQALENVVLQATAKDPRDRFETVSEMKNDLDTAMDPSRAAEPVFLADHNPELDKTIVLPDLNGVVTETNNDADKPKNSALAKFKASFKKHQFWWIFSAIAALMVVFALVFALSRNGTVEVPDVTNMSRASAIGAIQDAGLVVGDIDEQPSNSVKKGNVIRTLPEKNMSVKSGAEIGLVVSSGVGLTTVPDVLGTTYSRAKTRLEKLGFTVTKRTEDSDAPKNKIIDQSVTAGKKVDAAKTTIVLTVSRGPEVEESKDESVTLRDLSGYTLKSAQDYANENKLQLSSLEEFSSTVDKGQIISQTPGAGTKVQPGTTINVVVSKGTNKSVTKSYALTYNSDNDNNGRGNHVIIYIGDDTHTTTSVYKDMYITSDSSVSIPFTLNNGNGHVKIVQDGQTVVDESVTE, encoded by the coding sequence ATGATTGATAAAGGCTATTTGTTAGCAGACCGTTACAAGATTGTTGATACCCTAGGCGAAGGCGGAATGGCCAACGTCTACTTAGCTGAAGATATTATTTTGCAAAGAAAAGTTGCGGTTAAAGTATTACGCATGGATTTGCAAAATGACCAGAAGACAGTCCAAAGATTTCAGCGTGAGGCCCTCGCTACGAGTGAGCTAAGTCACCCCAATATTGTTTCCATTCTTGATGTGGGTTCTGAAAAAGGAATGCAGTATCTGGTCATGGAATATGTTGACGGGCCAAACCTAAAGGAATACATCCATGACCATAATCCGCTCACGCTAACCCGGGTGATCGAGATTATGGATCAGATGCTGGGCGCTATTGCGCTTGCGCACCAACATAACGTGATTCACCGCGACCTAAAGCCGCAGAATATCTTGATGGATCCAAGCGGACGCGTGAAAGTGGCGGACTTTGGTATTGCAATCGCATTGAGTCAACAATCGATTACTCAGACTAACTCGCTCCTGGGTTCTGTGCACTACATGAGTCCTGAGCAGGCCAGGGGCTCTATGGCCACCAAGCAATCTGATATCTACTCTCTCGGGATCATTCTCTATGAATTAATTACCGGTGACGTACCATTTGGCGGAGAGACTGCCGTCTCCATCGCCCTGAAGCACTTCCAGGAGAATATTCCATCAATTAAGAAACAACACCCGGAGGTCCCTCAAGCGCTAGAAAATGTCGTTTTACAAGCTACGGCAAAGGATCCGCGTGACAGATTTGAAACTGTCTCAGAAATGAAGAACGATTTAGATACGGCGATGGATCCTAGTCGAGCAGCTGAACCGGTTTTCTTAGCGGACCATAATCCTGAGTTGGATAAAACTATTGTTTTACCAGACTTGAATGGTGTGGTAACCGAAACCAATAATGACGCCGACAAGCCAAAGAATTCCGCCCTTGCTAAATTTAAAGCTAGTTTCAAGAAACATCAGTTTTGGTGGATATTCTCAGCCATTGCGGCATTGATGGTCGTGTTCGCTCTCGTTTTTGCATTGAGCAGAAATGGTACTGTCGAGGTGCCAGATGTAACTAATATGTCTCGTGCATCCGCCATTGGGGCAATCCAGGATGCTGGCCTTGTCGTGGGGGATATCGATGAGCAACCCAGCAATTCGGTCAAGAAGGGGAATGTCATCAGAACGTTGCCCGAAAAGAATATGAGTGTCAAGTCTGGCGCCGAGATTGGACTAGTAGTATCCAGTGGCGTTGGCTTGACTACAGTGCCGGACGTGTTGGGCACCACATATAGCCGAGCTAAAACGAGACTGGAGAAACTTGGCTTCACAGTAACTAAACGAACTGAAGATAGTGATGCGCCAAAGAACAAGATTATCGATCAGAGTGTCACTGCAGGTAAAAAGGTGGATGCGGCAAAGACAACAATCGTGCTCACTGTCAGTCGTGGCCCAGAAGTTGAGGAGTCAAAGGACGAATCCGTTACTTTACGTGATCTCAGTGGCTACACGCTGAAGAGCGCCCAGGATTACGCAAACGAGAATAAGCTACAGCTTTCATCTTTAGAGGAATTTTCAAGTACTGTGGATAAAGGCCAGATTATCTCACAAACTCCGGGTGCTGGCACTAAGGTTCAACCTGGAACTACCATTAACGTTGTGGTTTCTAAGGGGACAAACAAGTCTGTCACGAAGAGCTACGCCTTAACATACAACAGCGATAACGACAATAATGGTCGGGGGAATCACGTAATTATTTATATCGGTGATGATACCCATACAACGACCTCCGTGTATAAGGATATGTATATCACGAGCGATTCGAGCGTAAGTATTCCATTTACTTTGAATAATGGTAATGGTCATGTCAAAATTGTGCAGGACGGGCAAACCGTAGTAGATGAAAGTGTTACGGAGTAG
- the rsmB gene encoding 16S rRNA (cytosine(967)-C(5))-methyltransferase RsmB translates to MNNLNVATAREVALNVLTKVLQQKSYSNIQLNFSLNNSTLDERDKALVTQLVYGTIQYKLFLEYQIKHLLRAKPKESFVVPLLLMSVYQLQFLDKIPDHAVLNSANELAKKRSSHGAYKLVNGILRNVQRQGPLLPAVGQTAEYLSIKESMPEWLVKYLSDKFGNSKTARILQSLNTVSHNSVRVNTKKTTVQAAKEELHDQGFDVTVSPLRGENILLSHGGVAATNLFRDGQITIQDEASSVVVDALHVEPGDIVLDACAAPGGKTMQIAELLDQNVGKVTALDLHEKKLALIENNAKRLELTDLITVQAMDARNVASEFGPQKFDKILVDAPCSGLGLLRRKPEIRYEKTFTDIINLSKIQLAILESVAQSLKIGGRIVYSTCTITPEENEEVVARFIAAHPEFFVEQIKLPSFDSVKTEVGTDLTVRIFPDDYQTDGFSITSLRLRG, encoded by the coding sequence ATGAATAATTTGAATGTTGCTACAGCCCGGGAAGTTGCACTAAATGTGCTTACAAAGGTTCTACAGCAAAAGAGTTATTCGAATATTCAGCTAAACTTCTCTTTAAATAATTCGACGCTAGACGAACGGGACAAGGCACTAGTCACACAGCTAGTCTACGGAACAATCCAGTATAAACTTTTTCTTGAGTATCAAATTAAGCATCTTCTGCGGGCCAAACCAAAGGAGAGTTTTGTCGTGCCTTTACTGCTCATGTCGGTCTATCAGTTACAGTTTCTCGATAAGATACCCGACCATGCAGTCTTGAACTCTGCAAACGAGCTGGCTAAAAAACGCTCGAGTCACGGCGCGTATAAACTGGTTAACGGGATTCTACGTAATGTGCAACGTCAAGGTCCACTTTTACCGGCGGTGGGCCAAACCGCGGAGTACCTATCCATCAAGGAAAGTATGCCCGAGTGGCTAGTCAAATACCTGAGCGATAAGTTTGGTAACAGTAAAACCGCGCGCATCCTCCAAAGCCTGAATACCGTGTCACATAATAGTGTCCGTGTAAACACCAAGAAAACGACTGTCCAGGCGGCTAAAGAGGAGCTGCACGATCAGGGATTTGATGTGACCGTTTCGCCTCTTCGGGGCGAGAATATTTTGCTGAGTCACGGCGGAGTTGCCGCTACAAATCTTTTTCGCGATGGTCAGATTACGATCCAGGATGAGGCCTCTAGTGTGGTTGTTGATGCACTTCATGTGGAGCCCGGTGATATTGTGCTCGATGCCTGTGCGGCACCGGGTGGTAAGACGATGCAGATTGCAGAATTACTTGATCAAAATGTTGGTAAGGTGACTGCTCTCGACTTGCATGAGAAAAAACTTGCGCTGATCGAGAATAATGCAAAACGGCTAGAATTGACCGATCTGATTACAGTGCAGGCGATGGATGCCAGAAATGTTGCTAGTGAATTTGGTCCCCAGAAGTTTGATAAGATTCTGGTAGACGCGCCGTGCTCCGGATTGGGATTGCTCCGGCGTAAACCAGAGATTCGGTATGAAAAAACATTTACAGATATTATCAACCTGAGTAAAATCCAACTAGCAATTTTGGAATCAGTTGCACAATCTTTGAAGATTGGTGGACGAATTGTGTACAGTACATGTACAATAACTCCAGAGGAGAACGAGGAAGTAGTTGCGCGGTTCATCGCTGCACATCCTGAGTTCTTCGTTGAACAAATTAAATTACCTAGTTTTGACTCCGTAAAAACTGAGGTCGGCACCGATTTAACCGTCAGGATCTTTCCAGACGATTATCAAACCGACGGCTTCAGTATCACCAGTTTAAGATTAAGAGGTTAA